A stretch of the Leguminivora glycinivorella isolate SPB_JAAS2020 chromosome 2, LegGlyc_1.1, whole genome shotgun sequence genome encodes the following:
- the LOC125237878 gene encoding testin — protein sequence MSESCVETPEAPAWLSKLESQREKLSKARLGHDSGAGAPCNSCGPSCPGLDLHFWRKVCRSCHCSKDVHDVQDDDLSGWAQFELLGTAKPKKASMPLIKIRGVTDKPVKLDWVPPNASTELVSEYMSCLGSLAPVSGSDAARRRRAQLRTQLPPHDVAPAIRNHATDQEKSEHTEYITRIKENVVGMGNVVRVGPLQSGEIYSVENSKSHSGTKSYALPLKISNISRGVKYNIVPKNASDKKLVLDSQGNVVSSAANLPDYKNSPILSHIVKDKLNVMHIESDRIKSAIEHGPIYDKLLKSLNDLNIPVTNDVYLQPIKLFREEYNKNPQFKEETNEFAKALGAHAMPDLWPTGNNNVMGTAKMLDSRLQKGTIFAPNGEIWSWKHEPTTPEHSGTICSTKINPQYSTTTKPPNQVEPQQTAPLRDYLRSQSEEDLPPPPLPNYSTYPGAADWNNPSAAPDDMSYQVSPQDSLYGEQIDPIVDQLSEMTLSPAELEFNRKLYNEGVPCQRCKKSMFAGEVAVKAERAGQEAIWHPQCFTCSKCGELLADLVYFFYKDEIYCARDLANVLEIPRCAGCDELIFTRPYTAAEGRAFHVQHFCCYHCDAPLGGKKYVPDDKTGLPICLSCYDQFYAERCRACGGVIGPEQQGVSWSNMHWHADCFICSGRMCGKSLLSGRFVVKQEMPFCSVPCVQSRVK from the exons ATGAGTGAGTCATGTGTAGAAACTCCTGAAGCGCCGGCTTGGTTATCGAAACTAGAGAGCCAACGTGAGAAGCTGAGCAAAGCCCGTCTCGGGCACGACAGCGGCGCCGGTGCTCCTTGTAATTCTTGTG GTCCATCATGCCCTGGACTGGACCTGCACTTCTGGCGTAAGGTGTGTCGCTCTTGTCACTGCAGCAAAGACGTGCACGACGTCCAGGATGATGACCTCTCCGGCTGGGCGCAGTTTGAGCTCCTGGGGACAGCAAAGCCTAAGAAAGCTTCAa TGCCCCTTATAAAGATTCGTGGAGTGACAGACAAGCCTGTTAAACTTGACTGGGTGCCTCCCAATGCTTCAACTGAGTTG GTGTCCGAGTACATGTCCTGTCTGGGCTCGCTGGCGCCGGTGTCGGGCTCCGACGCGGCTCGGCGCCGCCGCGCGCAGCTCCGCACGCAGTTGCCGCCGCACGACGTGGCGCCCGCCATCCGCAACCATGCCACCGACCAGGAGAAATCTGAGCACACG GAATACATTACGCGTATCAAAGAGAATGTGGTCGGTATGGGTAATGTGGTCAGAGTGGGTCCTCTTCAGAGCGGCGAAATTTACTCGGTCGAGAACAGCAAGTCTCACTCGGGGACCAAGTCTTACGCTCTGCCCTTGAAGATATCCAACATTTCCAGGGGCGTGAAATACAACATTGTTCCCAAGAACGCTTCCGACAAGAAACTGGTTCTCGACTCACAAGGAAACGTTGTCAGCAGCGCCGCCAACTTGCCGGACTACAAAAATAGCCCAATTCTCAGCCACATCGTTAAAGACAAGCTCAACGTGATGCACATAGAGTCTGACAGAATCAAGAGTGCTATAGAGCACGGGCCCATCTACGATAAATTACTTAAAAGTCTGAACGACTTAAACATTCCCGTCACAAATGATGTATATTTACAGCCTATCAAACTATTTCGCGAAGAGTACAACAAAAATCCTCAGTTTAAGGAGGAGACCAACGAGTTCGCCAAAGCTCTCGGAGCTCACGCCATGCCGGACCTCTGGCCGACCGGCAACAACAACGTTATGGGCACCGCCAAGATGCTGGACAGCAGACTCCAGAAGGGAACTATTTTCGCTCCCAACGGAGAGATCTGGAGCTGGAAGCACGAGCCGACCACTCCCGAGCACAGTGGTACAATTTGTTCGACAAAAATCAATCCCCAGTATTCTACAACTACCAAGCCGCCTAATCAGGTGGAGCCTCAGCAGACGGCTCCTTTGCGTGATTACCTCAGGAGCCAGTCGGAGGAAGActtgccgccgccgccgctgcccAACTACAGCACCTACCCGGGCGCCGCCGACTGGAACAACCCGTCCGCCGCCCCCGACGACATGTCATATCAAGTCTCGCCACAAGACAGCTTATATGGCGAGCAAATTGATCCAATCGTAGACCAGCTCTCCGAAATGACCCTTAGCCCTGCAGAGTTGGAGTTCAACAGGAAACTTTACAACGAGGGCGTGCCGTGCCAGCGTTGCAAAAAGTCTATGTTCGCCGGTGAAGTAGCCGTGAAGGCGGAGAGGGCGGGACAGGAGGCCATCTGGCATCCCCAATGCTTCACTTGTAGCAAATGTGGTGAGCTGCTGGCGGATCTCGTGTACTTCTTCTACAAAGACGAAATTTACTGCGCCAGGGACTTGGCTAACGTGCTGGAGATCCCTCGCTGCGCCGGTTGCGACGAGCTGATATTCACGCGGCCGTACACCGCGGCGGAGGGCCGCGCGTTCCACGTGCAACACTTCTGTTGCTATCATTGCGACGCGCCTCTCGGCGGGAAGAAGTATGTGCCCGATGACAAGACGGGGTTGCCGATATGCCTGTCTTGCTATGATCAGTTCTACGCGGAGCGCTGCCGCGCGTGCGGCGGCGTCATCGGGCCCGAGCAGCAGGGAGTGTCGTGGAGCAACATGCACTGGCACGCCGACTGCTTCATATGTTCCGGGAGAATGTGCGGAAAGAGCCTTTTGAGCGGTCGTTTTGTCGTCAAGCAGGAGATGCCTTTCTGCAGTGTCCCTTGTGTTCAGAGTAGGGTTAAGTAA
- the LOC125240148 gene encoding ras-related C3 botulinum toxin substrate 1, whose product MSSGRPIKCVVVGDGTVGKTCMLISYTTDSFPGEYVPTVFDNYSAPMVVDGVAVSLGLWDTAGQEDYDRLRPLSYPQTDVFLICFSVTSPSSYENVTSKWYPEIKHHCPDAPIILVGTKIDLRDDRETLSLLSEQGMSPLKREQGQKLANKIRAVKYMECSALTQRGLKQVFDEAVRAVLRPEPQKRHQRKCLIM is encoded by the exons ATGTCTTCAGGAAGACCAATCAAGTGCGTGGTGGTCGGTGACGGCACTGTCGGAAAGACGTGCATGCTTATATCGTACACCACAGACAGTTTTCCTGGAGAATATGTACCCACAGT ATTTGACAACTATTCAGCGCCAATGGTGGTGGACGGAGTAGCAGTCTCATTAGGCCTGTGGGACACAGCAGGGCAGGAGGATTATGACAGACTTAGGCCTTTAAGCTACCCACAGACTGATGTCTTCCTCATATGCTTTAGTGTCACAAG CCCATCATCATACGAAAATGTTACTTCCAAATGGTATCCAGAAATTAAACACCATTGCCCTGATGCACCTATTATTTTAGTtg GGACAAAGATCGACTTGCGAGATGACCGCGAGACCCTCAGCCTGCTGTCCGAGCAGGGCATGTCACCGCTGAAGCGGGAACAGGGACAAAAACTGGCAAACAAAATTAGAGCCGTCAAGTACATGGAGTGCTCGGCGCTAACGCAACGCGGGCTCAAACAG GTATTCGACGAGGCCGTGCGCGCGGTGCTGCGGCCGGAGCCGCAAAAGAGGCATCAGCGGAAGTGTCTCATCATGTAA